One segment of Neodiprion fabricii isolate iyNeoFabr1 chromosome 1, iyNeoFabr1.1, whole genome shotgun sequence DNA contains the following:
- the LOC124179770 gene encoding synaptic vesicle glycoprotein 2A-like, translated as MSQPKQEHDLEPAREMFTMTIVNDALPSDIANANKESKQPADFEAAIEATEYGLYNYLLLVAIFPAGWANVFDTTTISYILPSAECDLHLSLNEKGVLNAIIYSGMITSAFLWGFLADTKGRRSLLIFGYLADSICNILSSMSQNFLTMLVFKFFSGFVISGPLAISTTYLAEFHSTKYRSATLFWTALFSAMGNVAMPALAWAIIPQSWTLTFFDGAFVFNSWRIFIFVCSMPAFMAFAALLYFPESPKYLMTQGRNDEAMAVFQRMYAMNTGNPPELFPIKSLSLEGQKKKIEPSAGRTTVSVWQNVRGGFGQIRPLFVKPYLGQFLLILALQFGSILSLNTVRLWMPQLLTLMETYDYKSHDSATLCDMISVPSVSNATSDHGFNSTTTIDDCLVPFVPSKVYINSMIISATTVLGFVVAGTLVNLMGKKNLLLLAFALPAVGIFGLNWSPSSNITLGIIAIYIALTSLSTTTIITFCVDLMPTSLRTMAVGLTMSIGRSGAMIGNVVFPILLVTGCFAPFIFVGGFLIFCFVLTIFVPKPPAKLL; from the exons ATGTCTCAGCCTAAGCAAGAGCACGATTTGGAACCAGCGCGAGAGATGTTTACTATGACGATTGTAAACGACGCGTTGCCTTCCGATATTGCCAATG CAAACAAGGAATCGAAGCAACCAGCGGACTTCGAGGCAGCAATCGAGGCTACTG AATATGGACTCTACAACTACCTACTTCTCGTAGCCATATTCCCTGCAGGATGGGCAAACGTTTTTGACACAACTACAATATCGTATATTCTACCATCGGCAGAGTGCGATCTTCACTTATCGTTAAACGAAAAAGGGGTGCTCAACGCCATTATTTACTCAG GAATGATCACCTCCGCTTTTCTGTGGGGATTTTTAGCCGACACAAAGGGACGACGGTCTCTGCTTATATTCGGATATCTAGCAGATTctatttgtaatattctgaGCAGCATGtcacagaattttttgacaatGCTGGTCTTTAAATTCTTCAGCGGATTCGT AATAAGCGGTCCTCTTGCAATCAGTACGACCTACCTGGCGGAGTTTCACAGCACGAAATACAGATCGGCGACATTGTTCTGGACAGCGCTCTTTTCGGCAATGGGAAACGTCGCAATGCCAG CTCTGGCGTGGGCGATAATTCCCCAATCCTGGACGTTGACGTTCTTCGATGGTGCTTTCGTCTTCAACTCCTGGCGCATATTCATTTTCGTGTGCAGCATGCCGGCATTCATGGCGTTCGCGGCGCTGCTCTATTTTCCGGAGAGTCCCAAGTACCTAATGACTCAGGGTCGGAACGACGAGGCGATGGCGGTCTTCCAAAGGATGTACGCGATGAACACTGGAAATCCACCGGAACTATTTCCC ATAAAATCGCTCTCCTTGGAAGGCCAGAAGAAGAAGATCGAACCCTCGGCCGGTCGCACTACCGTGTCCGTCTGGCAAAATGTTCGCGGCGGGTTCGGACAGATCAGACCGCTTTTCGTGAAGCCCTATCTGGGCCAGTTCCTCCTCATCCTAGCACTTCAGTTTGGGAGCATCTTGAG TTTGAACACCGTGAGATTATGGATGCCGCAACTTTTGACCTTGATGGAAACGTACGATTACAAAAGTCACGATTCTGCTACTTTGTGCGACATGATCAGTGTGCCTAGTGTTTCAAACGCTACCTCAGACCACGGCTTCAACTCTACGACAACGATTGACGACTGCCTTGTG CCATTCGTACCCAGTAAGGTTTACATCAATTCCATGATCATCTCGGCAACTACGGTTCTAGGCTTCGTGGTTGCCGGTACTCTGGTCAATCTCATGGGAAAAAAGAATCTGTTGC TGTTAGCCTTCGCATTGCCAGCGGTAGGCATATTTGGATTGAATTGGTCGCCGAGTTCCAACATTACTTTAGGTATCATCGCGATCTACATTGCGTTGACAAGCCTTTCCACAACCACAATCATCACTTTCTGTGTCGATCTGATGCCAACCTCTCTCAG GACAATGGCCGTGGGTCTGACCATGTCGATTGGACGGAGTGGCGCGATGATCGGGAACGTTGTTTTTCCAATTCTCTTGGTGACAGGTTGCTTCGCGCCCTTCATTTTTGTTGGCGGATTCCTAATCT TCTGCTTTGTGTTGACAATATTCGTACCGAAACCACCGGCCAAGCTTCTGTGA